From a single Bacteroidota bacterium genomic region:
- the mtaB gene encoding tRNA (N(6)-L-threonylcarbamoyladenosine(37)-C(2))-methylthiotransferase MtaB has product MTGTRASLHTLGCKLNYAETSALARGLAEQGFSIVPFGEQSDVVVLNTCSVTENAEKECRQLIRRIRRQSPKSKIVVTGCYAQLRPEEIASIDGVSLVLGASEKFNIFQHLPSLTYSAPPRIAVSEIEDAHEFHAASSLDDRTRAFLKIQDGCDYSCSFCTIPKARGASRSAEVEDILARAIELCHDGFHEIILSGVNVGDFGRKTGSSFLQLIRAMDAESEITARIRISSIEPNLLSDEIIGFVAGSEKFCPHFHIPLQSGSSRILRLMQRRYQPDLYRSRVEVIKRLMPHAAVGADVIVGFPGETDRDFIDTIHFIESLELSYLHVFTYSERPGTNAATMSGTVPMQIRRDRNRTLRLLGEKMKRSFHESQCGRDVTVVLEPCGEGYSENYVRVRLNDRVAHGAELVRVSLDECRGDLVLAEPLEVLAHRREPLLLPIL; this is encoded by the coding sequence GTGACCGGAACCCGCGCCAGCTTGCATACGCTTGGCTGCAAGCTGAATTATGCCGAGACCTCGGCTCTGGCTCGCGGTCTTGCGGAGCAGGGGTTCTCGATTGTTCCGTTTGGCGAGCAAAGTGATGTCGTGGTGCTCAACACGTGCTCGGTCACCGAGAACGCCGAGAAGGAATGCCGCCAGTTGATTCGCCGTATCCGCCGGCAATCGCCCAAATCGAAAATCGTCGTTACGGGATGCTACGCTCAGCTTCGTCCTGAAGAAATCGCGAGTATCGATGGCGTCTCGCTCGTGCTCGGGGCCAGCGAGAAATTCAATATTTTCCAGCATCTTCCGAGTCTTACCTACAGCGCTCCGCCGCGCATTGCGGTCAGCGAAATCGAGGACGCCCACGAGTTTCACGCCGCGTCTTCGCTCGATGACCGGACCCGGGCCTTCCTGAAAATTCAGGATGGCTGCGATTACTCCTGCTCCTTCTGTACGATCCCAAAGGCCCGAGGCGCATCGCGCTCCGCTGAAGTGGAGGATATTCTCGCTCGTGCTATTGAGCTCTGTCATGATGGCTTTCACGAGATCATCCTCTCTGGCGTCAACGTTGGCGATTTTGGCCGCAAGACCGGTTCGAGTTTTCTCCAGTTGATCCGAGCGATGGACGCGGAATCCGAAATTACCGCTCGCATCCGCATTAGTTCCATCGAACCGAATTTGCTTTCGGATGAAATCATCGGCTTTGTGGCCGGCTCTGAAAAATTTTGTCCGCATTTTCACATCCCACTGCAGTCGGGCTCCTCGCGCATCTTGCGCCTCATGCAGCGCCGGTATCAACCGGATTTGTACCGTTCGCGTGTTGAAGTCATCAAGCGTCTGATGCCACACGCTGCAGTTGGCGCCGATGTCATCGTTGGATTTCCGGGTGAGACCGATCGCGATTTTATAGATACGATTCACTTCATCGAGTCGCTCGAACTCAGTTATCTTCACGTCTTCACGTATAGTGAACGGCCCGGCACCAATGCTGCCACGATGTCCGGTACCGTACCGATGCAGATTCGTCGCGATCGCAACCGAACGTTACGACTGCTCGGCGAAAAGATGAAACGATCGTTTCACGAATCGCAATGCGGCCGTGATGTAACCGTTGTGCTCGAGCCTTGCGGAGAAGGCTATAGCGAGAACTATGTTCGCGTTCGGCTGAACGATCGTGTCGCGCACGGCGCCGAGCTCGTGCGGGTCAGCCTGGATGAATGCCGAGGCGATCTCGTCCTTGCCGAACCGCTCGAAGTGCTGGCCCACCGGCGCGAGCCGCTCCTCTTGCCAATCCTCTGA